In Ruficoccus amylovorans, the DNA window CACACGGTGTGAGCAAATGCGGCGTCGACTCCACATAGCGGTCCCACTGCATCAATGTCCTGCACCCGCCGGATGCAGTGCCACAGCTTGCACATGGGATCGGCTTCCGGATTCCCGTAGTTAATGGGTTCACTGTTTGCGCAAATGGCGACAATCTCGCCGTCCTGGGTCAATCCGACCGTTGCATGCTCAAACTCAAACTCGAACACAGGGCCGTCGTTGTTTTTGACGCAGTGGGCTGCGTAGAAAAGAATCTCCACATCTTCCAGAGTCTTGATTCGGCAACATGCTGCATCGAAATTCTCAATTGCATTGGCCCGATAACATTCTCCGGTGATCTCAATGGGAGTCGCCGCCTGAGCAATCGTCGGCCCCGTCAAGTAAAGCATGTTATGCAGGTAATGGGCTGCCGCGTTGTTGATCGGACTGTCATTCACGTGTCGCCCTTTGGGGTCACGGATTTTTCCGGCCCAGTGGTTACGCTGGTAGTAAGCACTCGCCCGGGGCCAGGCCACTCGTGTTTTTAAGCGTAGAGGCTTGCCCAGGCGTCCGCCGAGGATATCCGCCTTGAGGCGTTGGATGGCATCACTAAATGACCACTGGTAGCCGATCTCGATAAAACACTCTGAGACCTCTGCGATTGCGCGCATCTGCTGCGCCTCCGCAAGCGTGGCCGCCATGGGTTTCTCGCACAGCACGTTATATCCTGCCCGCAGCAGTGCACAGCTCTGCTCCGCATGATAGCTGATCGGTGTGGAGATGACCACCAGGTCGGCTTGATGCTTCGAGCGCAGAAAATCATCAAGCGACGAGTAGTGTGCGATTTCAGAAGATGTGAGCCCAGGATAATTTTCAAACTGCGTCCGGACAGGATCAACGATCGCGGAGATAGAAGCTATCCCCTGCGGATAGATTCGCTCTATTGCCTTCATGTAATCGCGG includes these proteins:
- a CDS encoding Gfo/Idh/MocA family protein, whose amino-acid sequence is MNIPKSSTDIVIVGSGGYGRDYMKAIERIYPQGIASISAIVDPVRTQFENYPGLTSSEIAHYSSLDDFLRSKHQADLVVISTPISYHAEQSCALLRAGYNVLCEKPMAATLAEAQQMRAIAEVSECFIEIGYQWSFSDAIQRLKADILGGRLGKPLRLKTRVAWPRASAYYQRNHWAGKIRDPKGRHVNDSPINNAAAHYLHNMLYLTGPTIAQAATPIEITGECYRANAIENFDAACCRIKTLEDVEILFYAAHCVKNNDGPVFEFEFEHATVGLTQDGEIVAICANSEPINYGNPEADPMCKLWHCIRRVQDIDAVGPLCGVDAAFAHTVCVYGMQQMPVHSFGEDQIRKMPLGDDGVLMYMEEMDNAMVTAFDTGKLFSELNLPWASPSVSVELLNAQLPVSTL